One genomic segment of Natrononativus amylolyticus includes these proteins:
- a CDS encoding KH domain-containing protein, which produces MQHVKIPQDRIGVLIGEGGETMREIEAEAEVRLDIDSENGSVAVETVGDPVRGLKGPEIVRAIGRGFAPEDAMALLADDMMLFDLVDIDAASRNKNDMKRQKGRLIGEGGRTRELMEELSGASVVIYGSTLGIIGTPPQVDAARTAAEMLLDGAPHGAVYSFLEERHNEMKHQGMQYHRFPGGQS; this is translated from the coding sequence ATGCAGCACGTGAAGATTCCGCAGGACCGCATCGGTGTTCTCATCGGCGAGGGCGGCGAGACGATGCGCGAGATCGAGGCGGAAGCCGAGGTGCGACTCGACATCGATTCGGAGAACGGCTCCGTCGCCGTCGAGACCGTCGGCGACCCCGTTCGCGGACTCAAGGGGCCGGAGATCGTCCGTGCGATCGGACGCGGGTTCGCCCCGGAAGACGCGATGGCGCTTCTGGCCGACGACATGATGCTGTTCGACCTGGTCGACATCGACGCGGCCTCGAGGAACAAAAACGACATGAAGCGACAGAAGGGCCGACTCATCGGTGAGGGTGGCCGAACCCGCGAGCTGATGGAAGAACTCTCGGGCGCCTCGGTCGTCATCTACGGCTCGACGCTCGGAATCATCGGCACGCCGCCGCAAGTCGACGCCGCTCGAACGGCCGCCGAGATGCTCTTAGACGGCGCGCCCCACGGCGCGGTGTACTCGTTCTTAGAGGAACGGCACAACGAAATGAAACACCAGGGGATGCAGTACCACCGGTTCCCCGGCGGCCAGTCCTGA
- the thsA gene encoding thermosome subunit alpha, whose product MGNQPLIVLSEDSQRTSGKDAQSMNITAGKAVAEAVRTTLGPKGMDKMLVDSTGSVVVTNDGVTILSEMDIDHPAANMIVEVAETQEDEVGDGTTSAVVVSGELLKRAEELLEQDIHATTLAQGYRQAAEKATETLEEISVDVGEDDDEILHQIAATAMTGKGAENARDLLAELVVRAVQTVADEEGIDTDNVKVEKVVGGSIDNSELVEGVIVDKERVSENMPYFAEDANVAIVDGALEIKETEIDAEVNVTDPDQLQEFLEQEEAQLKEMVDQLVDVGADVVFVDKGIDDMAQHYLAQEGIIAVRRVKSSDAKRLARATGARPVSNVEDITEDDLGFAGSVAQKDIAGDQRIFVEDVEDAKAVTLILRGGTEHVIDEVDRAIEDSLGVVRTTIQDGKVLAGGGAPEVELSLALRDYADSVGGREQLAIEAFADALEVVPRTLAENAGLDPIDSLVELRSAHDGGDTAAGLDAYTGDTIDMGGEGVYEPLRVKSQAIESATEAAVMLLRIDDVIAAGELKGGKTGDDDEDDMDMPPGGGGMGGMGGMGGMGGAM is encoded by the coding sequence ATGGGTAACCAGCCCCTTATCGTTCTCTCGGAGGATAGCCAGCGAACCTCCGGCAAAGACGCACAGTCGATGAACATCACCGCCGGGAAAGCGGTCGCGGAAGCCGTACGCACCACGCTCGGCCCCAAGGGGATGGACAAGATGCTCGTCGACTCGACGGGCTCGGTCGTCGTCACCAACGACGGCGTCACCATCCTCTCGGAGATGGACATCGACCACCCGGCGGCGAACATGATCGTCGAAGTCGCCGAAACCCAGGAGGACGAGGTCGGCGACGGCACGACGAGCGCCGTCGTCGTCAGCGGTGAACTGCTCAAGCGCGCCGAGGAGCTGCTCGAGCAGGACATCCACGCCACCACGCTCGCCCAGGGCTACCGCCAGGCCGCCGAGAAGGCCACGGAAACCCTCGAAGAGATCTCCGTCGACGTCGGCGAGGACGACGACGAGATCCTCCACCAGATCGCCGCCACGGCGATGACCGGCAAGGGCGCCGAGAACGCCCGCGATCTGCTCGCGGAGCTCGTCGTCCGCGCGGTCCAGACGGTCGCCGACGAGGAGGGCATCGACACGGACAACGTCAAAGTCGAGAAGGTCGTCGGTGGGAGCATCGACAACTCCGAACTCGTCGAGGGCGTCATCGTCGACAAGGAGCGCGTCTCCGAGAACATGCCGTACTTCGCCGAGGACGCCAACGTCGCCATCGTCGACGGCGCCCTCGAGATCAAGGAGACGGAGATCGACGCCGAGGTTAACGTCACCGACCCCGACCAGCTCCAGGAGTTCTTAGAGCAGGAGGAGGCCCAGCTCAAGGAGATGGTCGACCAGCTCGTCGACGTCGGCGCCGACGTCGTCTTCGTCGACAAAGGGATCGACGACATGGCCCAGCACTACCTGGCCCAGGAGGGCATCATCGCGGTCCGCCGCGTCAAGTCCTCCGACGCCAAGCGGCTGGCCCGCGCGACGGGCGCCCGCCCGGTCTCGAACGTCGAGGACATCACCGAAGACGACCTCGGCTTCGCCGGCAGCGTCGCCCAGAAGGACATCGCCGGCGACCAGCGCATCTTCGTCGAGGACGTCGAGGATGCCAAGGCCGTCACCCTGATCCTGCGAGGCGGCACCGAGCACGTCATCGACGAGGTCGACCGCGCCATCGAGGACTCCCTCGGCGTGGTCCGCACGACCATCCAGGACGGGAAGGTGCTCGCCGGCGGCGGCGCACCCGAGGTCGAACTCAGCCTCGCCCTGCGCGACTACGCCGACTCCGTCGGCGGCCGCGAGCAGCTCGCGATCGAGGCGTTCGCGGACGCCCTCGAGGTCGTCCCCCGCACCCTCGCGGAGAACGCCGGTCTCGACCCCATCGACTCGCTCGTCGAGCTTCGCAGCGCCCACGACGGCGGCGACACCGCCGCGGGACTGGACGCCTACACGGGCGATACCATCGACATGGGCGGCGAAGGCGTCTACGAGCCCCTGCGCGTCAAGAGCCAGGCCATCGAGAGCGCCACCGAGGCCGCGGTCATGCTGCTCCGCATCGACGACGTGATCGCCGCCGGCGAACTCAAGGGCGGCAAAACGGGCGACGACGACGAGGACGACATGGACATGCCGCCGGGCGGCGGCGGCATGGGCGGCATGGGCGGCATGGGCGGCATGGGCGGCGCGATGTAG